One Hyalangium minutum DNA window includes the following coding sequences:
- a CDS encoding NFACT RNA binding domain-containing protein → MSLRPTELEQVVAEVGTRLSGAVLQKAWCPLPRLAYLELRLPGRSFLLCLCAEGDLARLSVAAERFPTPGEPAPFQRWLRQELTGFKLKGASWREAERVVVLELHKEEAGTRRLVLELAPPGGLVLLSESGRVLMHSGEGLAQRRGVYPGSEWKPPEPLPPEALEKARSAPSRLQPAPGDFAPYAEAAERLLGERDRKSRAEAIRRRLTQPYRARLKRSGRTLEKVRAEAGRGPDAEEHRRLGELLTQNLHRLRRGTSEVTLTAYTETGVEEVKVKLDPKRSPKEEVDWRFHQYKRLMRGVEQARRREAELAREVAQAQAALEQLERMDEAALLAQAEVLQAPASEEGPQEGRPYKEYLGHGGQRIWVGRGSEDNDMLTFKVAKPYHLWLHARGQPGSHVVVPLEKGMEVAQEVLLDAAHLALHHSGAKGEPRGEVSYVPVKFVRKVKGGAPGQVLYSREKTFLVRMEPERLERLLKTRHTEPPLA, encoded by the coding sequence ATGTCACTGCGTCCCACAGAGCTGGAGCAGGTCGTGGCGGAGGTGGGCACGCGCCTGTCGGGGGCGGTGTTGCAGAAGGCGTGGTGCCCGCTGCCGCGGCTGGCGTACCTGGAGCTGCGGCTGCCAGGGCGCTCCTTCCTGTTGTGTCTGTGCGCGGAGGGAGACCTGGCCCGGCTCTCGGTGGCCGCCGAGCGCTTCCCCACACCGGGTGAGCCCGCGCCCTTTCAGCGCTGGCTGCGGCAGGAGCTCACGGGCTTCAAGCTGAAGGGTGCGAGCTGGCGTGAAGCAGAGCGCGTGGTGGTGCTCGAGCTTCACAAGGAAGAGGCGGGCACGCGGCGGCTCGTGCTGGAGCTGGCTCCGCCGGGCGGGCTGGTGCTGCTGAGCGAGAGCGGCCGGGTGCTGATGCACAGTGGAGAGGGGCTCGCGCAGAGGCGAGGGGTCTACCCGGGCTCGGAGTGGAAGCCTCCCGAGCCGCTGCCGCCCGAGGCGCTGGAGAAGGCCCGGAGCGCGCCTTCCCGGCTGCAGCCGGCGCCAGGAGACTTCGCGCCGTACGCGGAGGCCGCGGAGCGGCTGCTGGGCGAGCGCGATCGGAAGAGCCGCGCGGAGGCCATTCGCCGGCGCCTGACGCAGCCGTACCGGGCGCGGCTCAAGCGCTCCGGGCGGACGCTGGAGAAGGTGCGCGCCGAGGCCGGGCGCGGCCCGGATGCCGAGGAGCACCGCCGCCTGGGAGAGCTGCTCACGCAGAACCTCCACCGCCTGCGCCGCGGCACCTCCGAGGTGACGCTGACGGCGTACACGGAGACGGGCGTGGAGGAGGTGAAGGTGAAGCTGGATCCGAAGCGCTCGCCGAAGGAGGAGGTGGACTGGCGCTTCCACCAATACAAGCGGCTGATGCGGGGTGTGGAGCAGGCCCGCCGCCGCGAGGCGGAGCTGGCGCGCGAGGTGGCGCAGGCGCAGGCCGCGCTGGAGCAGCTGGAGCGCATGGACGAGGCAGCGCTGCTGGCCCAGGCAGAGGTGCTGCAGGCGCCCGCCAGTGAGGAGGGCCCCCAGGAGGGCCGTCCTTATAAGGAGTACCTGGGGCACGGCGGGCAGCGCATCTGGGTGGGGCGGGGCTCGGAGGACAACGACATGCTGACCTTCAAGGTGGCGAAGCCGTACCACCTCTGGCTGCATGCCCGAGGGCAGCCGGGCAGCCATGTGGTGGTCCCCTTGGAGAAGGGCATGGAGGTGGCGCAGGAGGTGTTGCTGGATGCCGCGCACCTGGCGCTTCACCACTCGGGGGCCAAGGGCGAGCCGCGCGGCGAGGTGAGCTACGTGCCGGTGAAGTTCGTCCGCAAGGTGAAGGGAGGAGCGCCGGGCCAGGTGCTCTACAGCCGCGAGAAGACGTTCCTGGTGCGCATGGAGCCCGAGCGGCTCGAGCGCCTGCTGAAGACGCGCCACACGGAGCCGCCGCTCGCATGA
- a CDS encoding FAD-dependent oxidoreductase — MFARTKRAVAQYERIQRWSQATGKPGMNTLAREASALFQMPEKPPLWESLTPEQLATLGDPERPLLGKVVTPYDPDYETARQLFNQAFQKYPQLIVYCECADDVRRCLEFAHQHSLRVTCRSGGHSTAGYSANNGGMIIDVSQIRYCVVDEGQKRARVGAGTPLDLLNAVLDGYGLHVPGGGCGDVAVAGHMMGGGYGFTSREYGMNCDALRGATVMLADGRIVHASAKEHTELFWALRGGTGNNFGVLLELEYELYHLREVWGFGIQWSIDQAPEALQQLQEHYTKEGASDRLGYLAVVMSQPGKHGRPPKQVLVMRGMYHGEESEGRKELAPLLKTGHLAISKRGTYRYLNDSLVADIPELPPNSPYLANQMAGYVGRKLRRDEWASAIEYFKTSPVFRVKNGNEEQNMSLTFILIEPYGGAINRVPPHDTAFVHRDVYMDFSWISMWLEESQRAEAQKWLTGFVQPAKPLLNGQSYQNYPYPETPDYAQRYWSSNLDKLEKIRRHYDPKDFFHFPQSVPMP; from the coding sequence ATGTTCGCGCGCACCAAGAGGGCAGTGGCGCAGTACGAGCGCATTCAGAGATGGAGCCAGGCCACCGGGAAGCCGGGCATGAACACCCTGGCCCGCGAGGCCTCGGCCCTGTTCCAGATGCCAGAGAAGCCCCCGCTGTGGGAGAGCCTCACTCCCGAGCAACTGGCCACCTTGGGAGATCCAGAGCGGCCCCTGTTGGGCAAGGTCGTCACGCCCTATGACCCGGACTACGAGACGGCCCGGCAGCTCTTCAATCAGGCGTTCCAGAAGTATCCCCAGCTCATCGTCTACTGCGAGTGCGCGGACGACGTGCGGCGGTGCCTGGAGTTCGCGCACCAGCACTCGCTCCGAGTCACCTGCCGCTCTGGGGGCCACAGCACGGCGGGGTATTCGGCCAACAACGGCGGGATGATCATCGACGTGAGCCAGATCCGCTACTGCGTCGTCGACGAGGGCCAGAAGCGCGCTCGCGTCGGAGCGGGGACGCCGCTCGATCTGTTGAACGCGGTCCTCGACGGGTACGGGCTGCACGTGCCCGGGGGGGGCTGCGGCGATGTGGCGGTGGCTGGACATATGATGGGCGGTGGCTACGGCTTCACCTCGCGCGAGTACGGGATGAACTGCGATGCCCTGCGCGGGGCGACGGTGATGCTGGCGGACGGCCGCATCGTGCACGCCAGCGCCAAGGAGCACACCGAGCTCTTCTGGGCGCTCCGGGGCGGGACGGGCAACAACTTCGGTGTCCTGCTGGAGCTGGAATACGAGCTCTATCATCTCCGGGAGGTCTGGGGCTTTGGCATCCAGTGGAGCATCGACCAGGCCCCCGAGGCCCTCCAGCAACTCCAGGAGCACTACACGAAGGAGGGCGCGTCGGACCGCTTGGGCTACCTGGCCGTGGTGATGTCGCAGCCCGGGAAGCACGGCCGGCCCCCCAAGCAGGTGCTGGTGATGCGCGGCATGTACCACGGCGAGGAGTCCGAGGGCCGCAAGGAGCTGGCCCCCTTGCTGAAGACGGGGCATCTCGCCATCTCCAAGCGGGGGACGTACCGGTACCTGAACGACTCGCTCGTGGCGGACATCCCGGAGCTGCCTCCCAACTCCCCGTACCTGGCCAACCAGATGGCGGGCTACGTCGGCCGGAAGCTCCGCCGGGACGAGTGGGCCAGTGCCATCGAGTACTTCAAGACGTCACCGGTGTTCCGCGTCAAGAACGGGAATGAAGAGCAGAACATGAGTCTGACCTTCATCCTCATCGAGCCTTACGGCGGCGCCATCAACCGCGTCCCGCCGCACGACACCGCGTTCGTCCACCGCGACGTGTACATGGACTTCAGCTGGATCTCGATGTGGCTGGAGGAGTCGCAGCGGGCGGAGGCCCAGAAGTGGCTGACCGGCTTCGTCCAGCCGGCGAAGCCCCTGCTCAATGGCCAGTCGTACCAGAACTACCCGTATCCGGAGACGCCGGACTACGCCCAGCGCTACTGGAGCAGCAACCTGGACAAGCTGGAGAAGATCCGGCGCCACTACGATCCGAAGGACTTCTTCCACTTCCCTCAGAGCGTTCCCATGCCGTAG
- a CDS encoding YkgJ family cysteine cluster protein has translation MKAPVSPACARCSKVLGKSCCEPRGTEQLAMVTRSDMERISAHTGLPARRFTEEEGVSEAGAADFENRWPLYRGYFRRGPVRTVLRAKEGACVFYKHTSGCTLPSDVRPIACQLFPFDQWADGSWSLAVGRFGDLLLAREQGGACLAVEEAESMEDVFAAFGTSRETVESLGAQLARESRSHGRG, from the coding sequence ATGAAGGCGCCCGTGAGCCCGGCCTGCGCGCGCTGCTCGAAGGTGCTGGGGAAGTCCTGCTGCGAGCCCCGAGGCACCGAGCAGCTGGCCATGGTGACCCGCTCGGACATGGAGCGGATCAGCGCGCACACGGGCCTGCCCGCGCGCCGCTTCACCGAGGAGGAAGGCGTGAGCGAGGCGGGCGCCGCGGACTTCGAGAACCGCTGGCCGCTCTACCGAGGCTATTTCCGCCGCGGCCCCGTGCGCACCGTGCTGCGGGCCAAGGAGGGGGCCTGCGTCTTCTACAAGCACACGTCCGGGTGCACACTGCCCTCCGACGTTCGTCCGATTGCCTGCCAGCTCTTTCCTTTCGACCAGTGGGCCGATGGGAGCTGGAGCCTGGCTGTGGGGCGCTTTGGCGATCTCCTACTGGCGCGGGAGCAGGGCGGGGCGTGCCTCGCGGTGGAGGAGGCCGAGTCGATGGAGGATGTCTTCGCCGCGTTTGGCACCTCGCGCGAGACGGTGGAGTCCCTGGGGGCGCAGTTGGCAAGGGAGTCTCGAAGCCATGGTCGCGGTTGA
- a CDS encoding HD family phosphohydrolase gives MIYPSDETALTRRLQKLTSILDVTKAMSAERDLDLLLPLILFEASKVVEADRCSLFILDRERNELWSKVAQGAKKEIRLPVGSGIAGQVAATGSPINIPDAYADERFNRSFDTSSGYRTQTILCVPMRDATGEVTGVIQALNKRGGRIFDAEDEELLLALGAQAAGAIENALLHEEINKLFEGFVSASVVAIEARDPTTAGHSGRVADLTVGLAEALEHVATGSYAMTRFTPTELQELRYASLLHDFGKVGVREPVLVKAEKLYPHEMEMLRSRFQLARKDLQLQSYKRRLATVKLRGEKAIPEIDGEEEARLTEELKRLDEVFEFLLTCNRPTVLAQGGFERLSELRKLSFTDSRDQVQPLLLENEIRSLSIARGTLSPEERKEIESHVEHTYRFLSQIPWTRTLRRVPEIAYAHHEKLDGTGYPRAIPSKTIPVQSKMMAISDIFDALTASDRPYKKAVPYTLAVDILKKEASAGQLDNELLTVFIEAEVPKKVLGTFK, from the coding sequence GTGATCTATCCGTCCGACGAAACCGCGCTCACCCGCCGTCTCCAGAAGCTCACGTCCATCCTGGACGTGACCAAGGCGATGAGCGCCGAGCGCGATCTGGATCTGCTGCTGCCGCTCATCCTCTTCGAGGCCTCCAAGGTCGTCGAGGCGGATCGGTGCTCGCTCTTCATCCTGGATCGCGAGCGCAACGAGCTGTGGAGCAAGGTCGCCCAGGGCGCCAAGAAGGAGATCCGCCTCCCGGTGGGCAGCGGCATCGCCGGCCAGGTGGCCGCCACCGGCTCCCCCATCAACATCCCGGATGCCTACGCGGATGAGCGCTTCAACCGCTCGTTCGACACCTCCAGCGGCTACCGCACCCAGACCATCCTCTGCGTGCCCATGCGCGACGCCACCGGCGAAGTCACCGGCGTCATCCAAGCCCTCAACAAGCGCGGTGGCCGCATCTTCGACGCCGAGGACGAGGAGCTGCTGCTGGCCCTGGGCGCCCAGGCCGCCGGCGCCATCGAGAACGCCCTGCTCCACGAGGAGATCAACAAGCTCTTCGAGGGCTTCGTCTCCGCCTCCGTCGTCGCCATCGAAGCGCGCGACCCGACCACCGCGGGCCATTCCGGCCGCGTGGCGGACCTCACGGTGGGGCTCGCCGAGGCGCTGGAGCACGTCGCCACGGGCAGCTACGCCATGACGCGCTTCACCCCCACGGAGCTCCAGGAGCTGCGCTACGCCTCGCTCCTGCACGACTTCGGCAAGGTGGGCGTGCGCGAGCCGGTGCTCGTCAAGGCCGAGAAGCTCTACCCCCACGAGATGGAGATGCTGCGCTCGCGCTTCCAGCTCGCGCGCAAGGACTTGCAGCTCCAGAGCTACAAGCGCCGGCTGGCCACCGTGAAGCTGCGCGGCGAGAAGGCCATCCCCGAGATCGACGGCGAGGAGGAGGCCCGCCTCACCGAGGAGCTCAAGCGCCTCGACGAGGTGTTCGAGTTTCTCCTCACCTGCAACCGCCCCACCGTGCTGGCCCAGGGCGGCTTCGAGCGCCTCAGCGAGCTGCGCAAGCTCTCCTTCACGGACTCGCGAGACCAGGTGCAGCCGCTGCTGCTCGAGAACGAGATCCGCTCGCTCTCCATCGCCCGGGGCACGCTGTCGCCCGAGGAGCGCAAGGAGATCGAGAGCCACGTCGAGCACACCTACCGCTTCCTCTCGCAGATCCCCTGGACGCGCACCCTGCGCCGCGTCCCAGAGATCGCCTACGCGCACCACGAGAAGCTCGACGGCACCGGCTACCCGCGCGCCATCCCCTCGAAGACCATCCCCGTGCAGTCCAAGATGATGGCCATCTCGGACATCTTCGACGCGCTCACCGCGTCCGACCGGCCCTACAAGAAGGCCGTGCCCTACACCCTCGCGGTCGACATCCTCAAGAAGGAAGCCTCGGCAGGCCAGCTCGACAACGAGCTGCTCACCGTCTTCATCGAGGCGGAGGTCCCCAAGAAGGTCCTGGGAACCTTCAAGTAG
- the pyk gene encoding pyruvate kinase has translation MRRAKIVCTLGPASQSQEMLEALLDAGMDVARLNFSHGSHEQHAENIAKLRAAQLRVRKPVGILGDLQGPKIRTGRFINGSTELKEGTYFSITTDETVKGTDDIVSTTYPHLAADVNPGDRILLDDGLLELRVVETDKKQLLKTQVVVGGTLKNNKGINLPGVAVRADALTPKDREDLVFGIKAGVDFIALSFVRQPADIDMARQAMNEVGRTVPIIAKLEKPEAIARLDAILDKTDGVMVARGDLGVEIPPEEVPAVQKDIVRRANARGLPVIVATQMLNSMIDNPRPTRAEASDVANAVFDGADAVMLSGETASGKYPIESVQMMDRIVLAAESATRAQHLKRVIEAPLGLPSHFPDVIARVACQAAEASGASLIAAFTLSGVTARLLAHYRPPVPIVAFSPNQEVRRRLALLWGVVPRVLEPIQETEAMVKRVEEELLTRGLASPGDRIVIVFGAPVGQPGKINSLRLHTIQGT, from the coding sequence ATGCGACGAGCGAAGATTGTCTGCACCCTGGGACCTGCGAGCCAGAGCCAGGAGATGCTGGAGGCCCTGCTGGACGCGGGGATGGATGTGGCCCGGCTGAACTTCTCCCACGGCAGCCACGAGCAGCACGCGGAGAACATCGCCAAGCTGCGCGCGGCCCAGCTGAGGGTCCGCAAGCCGGTGGGCATTCTGGGAGACCTGCAGGGCCCGAAGATCCGCACCGGCCGCTTCATCAACGGCAGCACGGAGCTGAAGGAAGGCACCTACTTCTCCATCACCACCGACGAGACCGTGAAGGGGACCGACGACATCGTCTCCACCACGTACCCGCATCTGGCGGCGGACGTGAACCCCGGCGACCGCATCCTGCTGGATGACGGCCTGCTGGAGCTCCGCGTCGTCGAGACGGACAAGAAGCAGCTGCTGAAGACCCAAGTGGTGGTCGGTGGCACGCTGAAGAACAACAAGGGCATCAACCTGCCGGGTGTCGCGGTGCGCGCGGACGCGCTCACTCCGAAGGACCGCGAGGACCTCGTCTTCGGCATCAAGGCGGGCGTGGACTTCATCGCGCTGTCCTTCGTGCGCCAGCCGGCGGACATCGACATGGCCCGGCAGGCGATGAACGAGGTGGGCCGCACGGTGCCCATCATCGCCAAGCTGGAGAAGCCGGAGGCCATCGCGCGGCTGGATGCCATCCTGGACAAGACGGACGGCGTGATGGTGGCGCGCGGCGACCTCGGCGTGGAGATTCCTCCCGAGGAGGTGCCGGCGGTGCAGAAGGACATCGTCCGGCGCGCCAACGCTCGCGGCCTGCCCGTCATCGTGGCCACGCAGATGCTGAACTCGATGATCGACAACCCGCGGCCCACGCGCGCCGAGGCCAGCGACGTGGCCAACGCGGTGTTTGACGGCGCGGACGCGGTGATGCTGTCGGGCGAGACGGCCAGCGGCAAGTACCCCATCGAGTCGGTGCAGATGATGGACCGCATCGTCCTGGCGGCCGAGTCGGCCACCCGGGCGCAGCACCTCAAGCGCGTCATCGAGGCGCCGCTGGGGCTGCCGTCACACTTCCCGGACGTGATTGCGCGCGTGGCGTGCCAGGCGGCGGAGGCGAGCGGTGCATCGCTCATCGCGGCGTTCACGCTGTCGGGCGTGACGGCGCGGCTGCTGGCGCACTACCGGCCGCCGGTGCCCATCGTGGCGTTCAGCCCGAACCAGGAGGTCCGCCGCCGGCTGGCGCTCCTGTGGGGTGTGGTGCCGCGGGTGCTGGAGCCCATCCAAGAGACCGAGGCGATGGTGAAGCGCGTGGAGGAGGAGCTGCTCACGCGCGGCCTGGCCAGTCCGGGCGATCGCATCGTCATCGTCTTCGGTGCGCCGGTGGGGCAGCCGGGCAAGATCAACAGCCTGCGGCTGCACACCATCCAGGGCACCTGA
- a CDS encoding TOMM system kinase/cyclase fusion protein, whose product MENAPPSIHPLTPLQERYTLQAKLGEGGFGTIHEATQITTGQRVAVKFLRLRPDDANTSVEKQAARFRRETSLCAKLYHPHIVRLIDAGLSAENQLYSVFEFVPGKNLAQVLKEEGPLAPREVHRLMSQVLDALGCAHKENVVHRDLKPQNIMVTGTGVRRNAVVLDFGLGTLVEDSLSAQDTRLTGTMEWMGTPSYAAPEQLRKDATTAAADLYAWGLIFIECLTGVRIMQGATMAEVLYKQLGPEPVPLPPSLRNHPLGQLLRRVTEKNSPEQRGTAAELLSQLEEMDLSGLLSAPALPEAVLLPSTTPRTGEGQALTPTAVGSALTLTTNVPPQWMLAGGERRQVVALCCGLVLSHPDPARVDFEDLELPLRASQELLGAIAARYHGHIMSVLGQQVLMYFGYPSTRVDDARRAAAAAMAILEGIDTLNSQRKEPLRCSARIGLHVGQLVVSKEAAAQPWREFGVTASVAAQLGERAEPGTILVGESAYPLLRDHFTLESQGQVPTGFLQQPMELFSLKGPRVATDEAPSMRGSIVMVSRDHELGLLLERWRQVDEGSGQVALVRGEAGIGKSRLCHELRRKLQGREHQFFECRCSPEARNSPLFPVIEPLKQLLGYNEGDSPAQRLARMEEALSRYPLELKEAVPLVASLFALPVEDRYPTPQMTPLKLKELTLRLLVTLFYEMAEQCPLLLFVEDLHWADPTLLELLGALLAECATSPVYLLLTSRPEFSTPWPNAPILQIQLGRLEREATEQLIRALTEANPLPPSMLEQIVQRTEGVPLFVEELTRMVAETRPSSPQSGLAIPSTLRGSLLTRLDLLGSPKVTAQIASALGREFQYDVLCAISPRDEAELKEDLEQLLRADLIYTRRRARSRTYIFKHALIQDIAYDSLPKATRRHLHARIAETLQARFPELAETRPELLAHHFAAADQLLQALEYGRKAAVMALQRSANEESAQHTTQALGWLQTVENPSERRETELGLNGLLLTALMGYRGFSSEEVGNVLRRSMALLEEQGDSPSAFPTLHSLWGYHEMLGEHAQAKEIGRRCLELARRNKDEGQQICALIQLGHGLWFDGRFEEAQVHFEEVLALYEPSKHGGNAYIYAVDSRAHATGMLALTHWYLGFTDLALKRAREALEFARLIQHSNTLAMATYYLTLLHQLRGEREEVLRLSTELLEISVAQGLPMWKGLALLLNSWAKRQATEAEQILAVMESVRVYQTLPYQLGRVAETEAEVGAVDKALQRVERALQLATSKEELYALPELYRLRGELLLRSTPSATEEAAVSYQKAIEMAQEQRARVVEFRARLALARLKPEQLREPGFRAALAGLQDTLTPLGQVPEREETGRLLAQA is encoded by the coding sequence ATGGAAAACGCTCCTCCATCGATTCATCCGCTCACGCCGCTGCAGGAACGCTACACGCTGCAGGCCAAGCTGGGAGAGGGCGGCTTCGGCACCATCCACGAGGCCACGCAAATCACCACGGGCCAGCGGGTCGCGGTGAAGTTCCTCCGCCTGCGCCCAGACGATGCGAACACGAGCGTGGAGAAGCAGGCCGCCCGCTTCCGCCGGGAAACTTCCCTGTGCGCCAAGCTGTATCACCCGCACATCGTCCGGCTCATTGACGCGGGCCTCAGCGCGGAGAACCAGCTCTACAGCGTCTTCGAGTTCGTCCCCGGCAAGAACCTGGCGCAAGTCCTCAAGGAAGAGGGACCGCTCGCGCCCCGTGAGGTGCACCGGCTGATGAGCCAGGTGCTCGATGCGCTGGGCTGTGCCCACAAGGAGAACGTGGTGCACCGGGACCTCAAGCCGCAGAACATCATGGTGACGGGGACCGGTGTGCGGCGCAACGCGGTGGTCCTCGACTTCGGGCTGGGCACGCTGGTCGAGGACAGCCTGTCGGCCCAGGACACGCGCCTGACCGGGACGATGGAGTGGATGGGCACTCCCTCCTACGCCGCGCCGGAGCAGCTGCGCAAGGACGCCACCACTGCCGCGGCGGACCTGTACGCGTGGGGACTCATCTTCATCGAGTGTCTGACGGGCGTGCGGATCATGCAGGGCGCCACCATGGCGGAGGTGCTCTACAAGCAGCTCGGTCCTGAGCCCGTCCCCCTGCCTCCCTCCCTGCGCAATCATCCGCTCGGGCAGTTGCTGCGCCGGGTGACGGAGAAGAACTCCCCGGAGCAGCGCGGCACCGCCGCGGAGCTGTTGTCGCAGCTCGAGGAGATGGATCTCTCGGGTCTGCTCTCCGCCCCGGCCTTGCCGGAGGCGGTCCTTCTGCCCTCCACCACGCCCAGGACGGGCGAGGGCCAGGCCCTCACGCCCACGGCCGTCGGCAGCGCCCTGACTCTGACCACGAACGTCCCACCCCAGTGGATGCTCGCGGGAGGCGAGCGCCGCCAGGTGGTGGCCCTGTGCTGCGGGCTGGTCCTGTCCCACCCGGACCCTGCACGCGTGGACTTCGAGGACCTGGAGCTGCCCCTGCGGGCTTCCCAGGAGCTGCTCGGCGCCATCGCCGCCCGCTACCACGGGCACATCATGAGCGTGCTCGGGCAGCAGGTGCTCATGTACTTCGGCTATCCCAGCACGCGCGTGGATGACGCTCGCCGCGCGGCCGCCGCTGCGATGGCCATCCTCGAGGGCATCGACACCCTCAACTCCCAGCGAAAGGAGCCCCTGCGCTGCTCGGCCCGCATCGGCCTCCACGTCGGGCAGTTGGTGGTCTCCAAGGAGGCGGCCGCCCAACCTTGGCGGGAGTTCGGCGTCACCGCCTCGGTGGCGGCGCAGCTCGGCGAGCGGGCCGAGCCAGGAACGATTCTGGTGGGTGAGAGCGCGTACCCCCTGCTGCGAGACCACTTCACGCTGGAGTCCCAGGGCCAGGTGCCCACGGGGTTCCTTCAGCAGCCCATGGAGCTCTTCAGCCTGAAGGGGCCGCGCGTCGCCACGGACGAGGCGCCCTCCATGCGGGGCAGCATCGTCATGGTGAGCCGGGATCACGAGCTCGGCCTGCTGCTGGAGCGGTGGAGGCAAGTCGACGAGGGCTCGGGCCAGGTGGCGCTCGTCCGGGGTGAAGCGGGGATCGGCAAGTCCCGCCTGTGCCATGAGCTGCGGCGGAAGCTCCAGGGCAGGGAGCACCAGTTCTTCGAGTGCCGTTGCTCGCCCGAGGCTCGCAACAGCCCGCTGTTCCCCGTCATCGAGCCGCTCAAGCAGCTGCTCGGCTACAACGAGGGCGACTCCCCGGCGCAGCGGCTTGCGCGCATGGAGGAGGCGCTGTCGCGCTACCCCCTGGAGCTCAAGGAGGCCGTGCCGCTGGTGGCGAGCCTGTTCGCCCTGCCGGTGGAAGATCGCTATCCCACGCCGCAGATGACGCCGCTGAAGCTCAAGGAGCTGACGCTGCGGCTGCTCGTGACGCTCTTCTATGAGATGGCCGAGCAGTGCCCCCTGCTGCTGTTCGTGGAGGATCTGCACTGGGCGGACCCCACCCTGCTGGAGCTGCTGGGCGCCCTGCTGGCGGAGTGCGCCACCTCGCCGGTCTACCTGCTGCTCACCTCCCGGCCGGAGTTCAGCACCCCCTGGCCCAATGCCCCCATCCTGCAGATCCAGCTCGGGCGCCTGGAGCGGGAAGCCACCGAGCAGCTCATCCGTGCGCTCACCGAGGCCAACCCCCTCCCTCCGAGCATGCTGGAGCAGATCGTCCAGCGCACCGAGGGCGTGCCGCTGTTCGTCGAAGAGCTCACCCGCATGGTGGCGGAGACACGGCCCTCCTCGCCGCAGAGCGGCCTGGCCATTCCCTCCACGCTGCGGGGCTCGCTGCTGACGCGCTTGGACCTCCTGGGGTCCCCCAAGGTGACGGCGCAGATCGCCTCGGCGCTCGGGCGCGAGTTCCAGTACGACGTGCTGTGCGCCATCTCGCCTCGCGATGAGGCGGAGCTGAAGGAGGACCTGGAGCAATTGCTGCGCGCGGACCTCATCTACACGCGCCGCCGGGCCCGCAGCCGCACGTACATCTTCAAGCACGCGCTCATCCAGGACATCGCCTACGACTCGCTGCCGAAGGCCACGCGCCGCCACCTGCACGCGCGCATCGCCGAGACGCTCCAGGCCCGCTTCCCGGAGCTCGCCGAGACACGGCCCGAGCTGCTCGCTCACCACTTCGCCGCGGCGGACCAGCTGCTCCAAGCGCTGGAGTATGGCCGCAAGGCGGCGGTCATGGCGCTCCAGCGCTCGGCCAACGAAGAGTCCGCGCAGCACACCACCCAGGCGCTGGGCTGGCTCCAGACGGTGGAGAACCCCTCCGAGCGCCGTGAGACGGAGCTGGGGCTCAACGGCCTGCTGCTCACGGCGCTCATGGGCTACCGGGGCTTCAGCTCCGAGGAGGTGGGCAACGTCCTGCGCCGCTCCATGGCGCTGCTGGAGGAGCAGGGCGACAGCCCGAGCGCCTTCCCCACGCTGCACTCGCTCTGGGGCTACCACGAGATGCTCGGCGAACACGCCCAGGCCAAGGAGATTGGCCGCCGGTGCCTGGAGCTGGCGCGCCGCAACAAGGACGAGGGCCAGCAGATCTGCGCGCTCATCCAGTTGGGTCACGGCCTCTGGTTCGATGGCCGCTTCGAGGAGGCCCAGGTGCACTTCGAGGAGGTGCTCGCGCTCTACGAGCCGTCCAAGCACGGAGGCAATGCGTACATCTACGCCGTGGACAGCCGCGCCCATGCCACCGGCATGCTGGCCCTGACGCACTGGTATCTGGGGTTCACGGACCTGGCATTGAAGCGGGCGCGCGAGGCGCTGGAGTTCGCCCGGCTCATCCAGCACTCCAACACCCTGGCCATGGCCACCTACTACCTGACGCTGCTGCACCAGCTTCGCGGCGAGCGGGAGGAGGTGCTCCGGCTGAGCACGGAGCTGCTGGAGATCTCCGTGGCCCAGGGGCTCCCCATGTGGAAGGGCCTCGCCCTGCTGCTCAACAGCTGGGCCAAGCGCCAGGCCACGGAGGCCGAGCAGATTCTGGCCGTGATGGAGTCCGTCCGCGTCTACCAGACGCTGCCGTACCAGCTCGGCCGCGTCGCGGAGACGGAGGCGGAGGTGGGCGCGGTAGACAAGGCCCTCCAGCGCGTGGAGCGCGCTCTGCAGTTGGCCACCTCGAAGGAGGAGCTGTACGCGCTCCCCGAGCTGTACCGCCTCCGAGGAGAGCTGCTCCTGCGCAGTACCCCGTCCGCCACGGAAGAGGCAGCCGTCTCCTATCAGAAGGCCATCGAGATGGCGCAGGAGCAACGGGCGCGGGTGGTGGAGTTCCGCGCCCGGCTGGCCCTCGCACGCCTCAAGCCCGAGCAGCTCCGGGAGCCGGGCTTCCGCGCCGCGCTCGCCGGGCTGCAAGACACGCTCACGCCTCTGGGCCAGGTGCCCGAGCGCGAGGAGACAGGCCGCCTCCTCGCCCAGGCCTGA